A genome region from Engraulis encrasicolus isolate BLACKSEA-1 unplaced genomic scaffold, IST_EnEncr_1.0 scaffold_257_np1212, whole genome shotgun sequence includes the following:
- the LOC134442840 gene encoding uncharacterized protein LOC134442840: MCPHCGVVINRRNVKLHIQRKHAPTAMDITSTKHLKAQCLDHNNGIFAVIKSFSGPNTALHVQKKTWGTNRSTRCELDVCKVNAEFAARSNCKHFECPHIQSLQYCPPARDDDPSLEGDVLQEMVRQKWFGKEKQDQCLKRQREAIVAGTPLSCQLTICTPPTKKYISVFEPTVSYYSRLGRVIVTYDSKQLSWHCPCAKPRQSCLHKNITKWHLFQVEPNSFRKTRSMEEEGSQFPCEVEGMDEEVNPPEGRAVERMVRYIYHSKKMPPVLTNDVITDNFPKTFTPAKIYCTECMTPTLLGEPELITIKGKIVTVTDVIEGISLYRKRCHTCGMVYRYQEWSEGIFNFDDHTLLSLHLCLFLRNNLQTHQAVSRAIEVLERTSGKTYPSKNKILQAYLAFEALTGHEYTYACVSCGHNPTSVVMDLHKKGVFSMPLGNIEEPPEDFDGDVDIQQFWDMVCLEMISRGLVTNNKANPFVVKPSYHFWAPWIGPFTRRGDKVLNTEFQKRHTPHSAQEEVELTVTEDRLTDELLKLKMEDVRSLCRQCGVDSKGSRMDLILRLQGQMKNRASYDKMFQQIWGASGGWAVVTCPCSVVYGVKLLSMKHFPNVTLYDFARGLATHANVRELGIFRPHQGRLLEPMASNIALASSGQAKVSLPWLALRKEVPDVDGHPISGSADHYALYDRFHEGNTKDARDVLRRVDLVPEICGWVNSQTAEQLFSDMRKNNYFLNMMSPSSHIFLMRNILHHRNTINNSATIQKMRTMLGPGVDIQFNTNGQTVLAETTGTRDQRPTQEPASPTQEPASPTQEPASPTQEPASPTQEPASPTQEPASPTQEPASPTQEPASPPTCGPHCADSTDLRKVRPCRQSWTPGGRHPLQDQLLSYILDESRPSQELVVKDGPTCLTRENFLTLGHNRSMDSMVGNACLRVVKEMTEHQGKHVFVVDLHIPPTWLHPLNADPYRAFPVDVTSMDAVIVPLWTPGHFLVCVSEDCFET; this comes from the exons aTGTGTCCACATTGTGGTGTTGTTATAAATCGGAGGAACGTGAAGTTGCATATCCAAAGAAAGCATGCACCAACAGCAATGGACATAACATCTACTAAGCACTTAAAGGCACAGTGCCTTGACCACAATAACGGCATATTTGCCGTCATCAAATCCTTTTCTGGCCCCAACACTGCACTCCATGTTCAAAAAAAGACATGGGGGACGAATAGGAGCACCAGGTGTGAGCTGGATGTATGCAAGGTTAATGCTGAATTTGCTGCGAGATCAAATTGCAAGCATTTTGAATGTCCCCATATTCAATCCCTGCAGTACTGCCCACCAGCCAGGGATGATGACCCATCCCTTGAAGGGGATGTGCTGCAGGAGATGGTAAGGCAGAAGTGGTTTGGCAAGGAGAAGCAGGACCAGTGCTTGAAGCGGCAGAGAGAGGCCATAGTTGCAGGGACACCCCTGTCCTGCCAATTAACTATATGTACTCCTCCAACCAAAAAGTACATCTCAGTCTTTGAGCCTACTGTGTCTTATTACAGTCGGCTTGGTCGAGTCATTGTGACTTATGATTCAAAACAGCTGTCCTGGCACTGTCCCTGTGCTAAGCCCAGGCAGTCTTGCCTGCACAAAAACATCACCAAGTGGCACCTGTTCCAGGTCGAACCGAACAGTTTTCGCAAAACACGGAGTATGGAAGAGGAAGGAAGCCAGTTCCCTTGTGAGGTGGAAGGAATGGACGAAGAAGTTAATCCACCAGAGGGAAGGGCTGTGGAGAGAATGGTGCGCTACATTTACCACTCCAAAAAAATGCCTCCTGTTCTCACCAATGACGTGATCACCGATAATTTTCCAAAAACCTTTACACCAGCAAAAATATACTGTACGGAATGTATGACACCAACTCTTCTTGGAGAACCGGAACTAATAACAATAAAGGGGAAAATTGTTACTGTGACGGATGTAATTGAAG GCATTTCACTGTACCGGAAACGGTGCCATACGTGTGGAATGGTATACCGGTACCAGGAATGGTCAGAAGGCATATTCAATTTTGATGACCACACCCTGCTGTCTTTGCACCTATGTCTGTTTCTGCGCAATAATCTTCAG ACCCATCAGGCAGTTAGTAGGGCCATTGAGGTTCTAGAGAGAACCTCTGGAAAGACTTACCCATCCAAAAATAAGATCCTGCAAGCCTACCTTGCATTTGAAGCTCTCACGGGTCATGAATACACATATGCCTGTGTGTCATGTGGCCATAACCCCACCAGTGTTGTGATGGATCTTCACAAGAAGGGTGTCTTCAGTATGCCTC TGGGCAACATTGAGGAGCCACCTGAAGATTTTGATGGCGACGTAGACATTCAACAGTTTTGGGACATGGTGTGCTTAGAAATGATTTCTCGGGGGCTGGTGACTA ACAACAAGGCAAATCCATTTGTTGTCAAGCCCAGTTATCATTTCTGGGCTCCGTGGATTGGGCCTTTTACCAGGAGGGGTGACAAGGTGCTCAATACAGAGTTTCAAAAGCGGCATACACCGCACAGTGCACAGGAGGAGGTGGAATTGACTGTGACTGAAGACCGCCTTACAGACGAGCTCCTGAAGCTTAAG ATGGAGGATGTGCGTTCCTTGTGTAGGCAGTGTGGCGTGGATAGCAAAGGGTCTCGCATGGACCTGATTTTGAGACTGCAGGGACAAATGAAGAACCGAGCATCTTATGACAAAATGTTCCAGCAAATCTGGGGGGCTTCTG GTGGCTGGGCAGTAGTGACGTGCCCATGTTCGGTAGTATATGGAGTGAAGTTGCTTTCCATGAAGCATTTCCCAAATGTGACCCTGTATGACTTTGCACGAGGACTGGCAACTCATGCCAATGTCAGAGAGCTGGGAATTTTTAGACCACATCAGGGAAGGCTGCTGGAGCCTATGGCATCAAACATTGCCCTTGCCAGCTCAGGCCAGGCAAAAGTGAGTCTACCATGGCTAGCGCTTAGGAAGGAGGTCCCTGATGTTGATGGCCACCCCATTTCTGGATCGGCAGACCATTACGCATTGTATGATCGCTTCCATGAGGGCAACACCAAGGATGCCAGGGATGTCTTGCGGAGGGTGGATCTCGTGCCTGAGATTTGTGGCTGGGTGAATAGCCAGACGGCTGAGCAACTATTTTCTGACATGAGGAAGAATAACTATTTTTTAAACATGATGTCCCCTTCCTCACACATCTTCTTAATGAGAAATATATTGCACCACCGTAATACCATCAATAATTCGGCAACCATCCAGAAGATGAGAACGATGCTGGGTCCAGGAGTGGACATCCAGTTCAACACAAATGGCCAGACAGTGCTTG CTGAAACCACTgggaccagagaccagagacccaCTCAGGAGCCTGCCTCGCCCACTCAGGAGCCTGCCTCGCCCACTCAGGAGCCTGCCTCGCCCACTCAGGAGCCCGCCTCGCCCACTCAGGAGCCCGCCTCGCCCACTCAGGAGCCTGCCTCGCCCACTCAGGAGCCTGCCTCGCCCACTCAGGAACCTGCCTCGCCTCCAA CTTGTGGTCCACACTGCGCTGACTCAACAGACCTCAGGAAAGTAAGGCCCTGCAGGCAGTCTTGGACACCTGGAGGCCGTCATCCTCTCCAAGACCAATTG TTAAGCTACATTCTGGATGAGAGTCGTCCCAGCCAGGAACTTGTTGTGAAAGATGGGCCAACATGCTTGACGAGGGAGAATTTCCTTACCTTGGGTCATAACAGGTCAATGGACTCAATG GTGGGAAATGCTTGCCTCCGTGTTGTGAAGGAGATGACTGAACACCAG GGAAAACATGTATTTGTTGTTGACCTCCACATCCCCCCAACGTGGCTCCATCCTCTGAATGCAGACCCTTATCGCGCCTTTCCA GTGGACGTCACCAGCATGGACGCAGTTATTGTCCCCTTGTGGACACCAGGCCATTTTTTGGTTTGTGTAAGTGAGGATTGCTTTGAAACCTAA
- the LOC134442842 gene encoding structural maintenance of chromosomes protein 5-like, whose product MLDATHDSCVEAVVGSYKLTTKSFRALQNPGGWLTDEDGPMVLRDLPRAMQWLQGSCHQLRGRVHEPPFLKLDEEDKEEAIKNLYENEFSGGVYMEPFSFHFEHPEDMEGFLRECRDNQKMVVYVQS is encoded by the exons A TGTTGGATGCCACTCATGACAGCTGTGTGGAGGCAGTAGTTGGGTCGTACAAGCTGACCACCAAGTCCTTCCGGGCATTACAGAACCCTGGAGGGTGGCTGACGGATGAG GATGGGCCCATGGTGTTGAGGGACCTCCCCCGGGCAATGCAGTGGCTGCAGGGCAGCTGTCACCAACTGCGGGGGAGAGTACACGAGCCGCCTTTCCTGAAGCTAGACGAAGAGGACAAAGAAGAGGCAATCAAAAACCTTTACGAAAATgagttctcaggaggagtgtacATGGAGCCCTTTTCATTCCACTTTGAACACCCAGAAGACATGGAGGGCTTCCTCAGGGAGTGCCGGGACAATCAAAAGATGGTTGTATACGTACAGTCTTAG
- the LOC134442841 gene encoding THAP domain-containing protein 2-like, translated as MPDFCAAYGCSKERTNESKEGGITFHRFPKEGSRRQAWVLALRREGFVPKQRTLLCSCHFLPEDFDRTGQTVRLREGAIPSVFTFPKHLSKRSRSRSSKTSKKASEPYPTQSARQPVVSVTAVLQDHTYCLDPIRTKEKLRQYQDELDKLRRELRNAKDRERRQRQTVGCLMVELRENNMLAEELQQKLEYYSGRWLQTVDASPGLNICLLDMLEKRKLEDPDRFGQVCLMLDGMSIRKQLQYESHTRTMRGLVDLGMGLDETTVAKEALVFMVVGLRGHWKLPIAFYFINTVSPDAQRTLLLDALEALHIRGINVVCVTMDGHISNISMVKMSWDQVT; from the exons ATGCCGGATTTTTGTGCCGCTTATGGTTGCAGTAAAGAACGGACGAACGAATCTAAAGAAGGAGGAATAACATTTCACAG ATTTCCCAAAGAAGGATCGAGGCGACAGGCGTGGGTGCTGGCTTTGAGGAGAGAGGGGTTTGTGCCAAAACAACGGACACTGTTATGCAGCTGCCACTTCCTACCTGAAGATTTCGACAGGACTGGGCAAACTGTTCGTCTCAGGGAGGGAGCAATCCCATCAGTGTTCACCTTTCCAAAACATTTGTCCAAG CGGTCTCGTTCTAGATCCAGTAAAACGTCGAAAAAGGCTAGTGAACCATATCCAACGCAGTCAGCAAGACAACCCGTGGTGTCAGTCACA GCTGTTTTACAGGATCACACATACTGCCTGGATCCCATCAGAACCAAAGAGAAGCTGAGGCAATATCAGGACGAGTTGGACAAATTAAGGAGGGAGCTACGGAATGCCAAGGACCGTGAGAGGAGGCAAAGACAGACCGTTGGATGCCTTATGGTGGAGTTGAGGGAAAACAACATGCTGGCTGAGGAACTACAACAAAAGCTGGAGTATTACTCAGGCAG GTGGTTACAGACTGTCGATGCCAGTCCGGGACTCAACATTTGCCTTCTCGACATGCTGGAGAAGAGAAAACTTGAAGACCCTGACCGGTTTGGCCAAGTGTGTCTGATGCTGGATGGTATGTCCATACGGAAACAGCTGCAATACGAATCCCACACACGTACAATGCGGGGCCTTGTAGATCTTGGTATGGGGCTGGATGAAACAACTGTGGCTAAAGAAGCCCTTGTGTTTATGGTTGTTGGCCTGAGAGGTCATTGGAAGTTGCCCATCGCCTTCTATTTCATCAACACCGTATCACCAGACGCTCAGAGGACACTTCTTCTTGATGCCTTGGAGGCTCTTCACATCCGTGGCATTAACGTTGTGTGTGTCACCATGGACGGCCATATATCAAACATCTCCATGGTAAAAATGTCATGGGACCAAGTAACTTAA